From a single Anomalospiza imberbis isolate Cuckoo-Finch-1a 21T00152 chromosome 16, ASM3175350v1, whole genome shotgun sequence genomic region:
- the ELFN1 gene encoding protein ELFN1, translating to MAGRRWAATSALCMCVAAVSLLHTGGVRADCWLIEGDKGFVWLAICSQNQPPYESIPQQINSTIVDLRLNDNKIKSVQYASLSRFGNLTYLNLTKNEISYIEDGAFSGQFNLQVLQLGYNRLRNLTEGILRGLGKLEYLYLQANLIETVTPNAFWECPNIVNIDLSMNRIQRLDSNTFRGLNKLSVCELYSNPFYCSCELLGFLQWLEAFTNMTRTYDRMQCDSPPDYMGYYLLGQGRTGYRNALSMLSSLCTGGSYTVIPRFIPPRYQVTTVPSESPCSEEECSSGDGTTPQFSLFTPIGETEVRPNIQVKHLNHNSAVLTVQIPYPFSKMYILSQFENGFSSMITKLRKKEENITVSNLVAQRDYTYCVVSVHQYSKYNHTCVTITPTRPNRKEPVPTPSTATHYIMTILGCLFGMVIVLGVVYYCLRKRRQQEEKHKKAAGSMKKTIIELKYGPEMETTSITQLSQGQILGGETVTRIPYLPSAGEVEQYKLIESSETPKATKGNYMEVRTGEQPERRDCELSLPPDTQGSVAEISTIAKEVDKVNQIINNCIDALKSESTSFQGVKSGAVSTVEPQLVLLSEQIPSKHGFLSPVYKESYNHPLQRHHSMEAAPKRSSTSSSGSIRSPRSYRSEGSGHKSEAKYIEKTSPTTDTILTVTPAAAILRAEAEKIRQYSEHRHSYPSSHPGEQHDSMGGRKPSILEPLTRPRPRDLAYSQLSPQYHNLSYTSSPEYTCKPSHSIWERFKLNRKRHKDEEEYMAAGHALRKKVQFAKDEDLHDILDYWKGVSAQQKS from the coding sequence ATGGCAGGTCGCCGGTGGGCCGCGACGTCTGCCCTCTGCATGTGCGTGGCGGCCGTGTCTCTCCTGCACACCGGCGGGGTGCGGGCAGACTGCTGGCTCATCGAGGGGGACAAGGGCTTTGTCTGGTTGGCCATCTGCAGCCAAAACCAGCCCCCCTACGAGTCCATCCCCCAGCAGATCAACAGCACCATCGTGGACTTGCGGCTGAACGACAACAAGATCAAGAGCGTGCAGTATGCCTCGCTCAGCCGCTTCGGCAACCTGACATACCTCAACCTGACGAAGAACGAGATCTCCTACATCGAGGACGGTGCCTTTTCAGGACAGTTCAAcctccaggtgctgcagctgggttACAACCGCCTGAGGAACCTCACCGAGGGCATCCTCCGGGGCCTGGGGAAGCTGGAGTACCTCTATCTCCAGGCCAACCTCATCGAGACTGTCACCCCCAATGCCTTCTGGGAGTGCCCCAACATAGTGAACATTGACCTGTCCATGAACAGGATCCAGAGACTGGACAGCAACACTTTTCGGGGCCTAAACAAGCTCTCTGTCTGTGAACTCTACAGTAACCCTTTCTACTGCTCCTGCGAGCTCCTCGGCTTCCTGCAATGGCTGGAGGCTTTCACCAACATGACACGCACCTACGACCGGATGCAGTGCGACTCCCCACCCGACTACATGGGCTACTACTTGTTAGGCCAAGGCCGGACTGGCTACCGCAATGCTCTGAGCATGCTCTCGTCCCTTTGCACTGGTGGCTCCTACACTGTGATCCCTCGTTTTATCCCTCCCAGGTACCAGGTGACCACGGTGCCCTCTGAAAGCCCCTGCTCCGAGGAGGAGTGCTCCTCTGGCGACGGCACGACGCCGCAGTTCTCCCTGTTCACGCCCATCGGTGAGACGGAGGTGCGCCCCAACATCCAGGTGAAGCACCTCAACCACAACTCGGCCGTCCTCACCGTGCAGATTCCCTACCCCTTCAGCAAGATGTACATCCTCTCCCAGTTCGAAAACGGCTTCTCCTCCATGATCACCAAGCtcaggaagaaggaggagaacATCACCGTGAGCAACCTAGTAGCACAAAGAGATTACACCTACTGTGTAGTCTCTGTTCACCAGTACTCCAAGTACAACCACACCTGCGTCACCATCACCCCCACCAGACCCAACCGCAAGGAGCCGGTGCCCACCCCTTCCACTGCCACTCATTATATCATGACAATCCTGGGCTGTCTCTTTGGCATGGTGATTGTCCTGGGCGTGGTGTATTACTGCCTCCGGAAGAGGCGCCAGCAGGAGGAGAAGCACAAAAAGGCTGCTGGCAGCATGAAGAAGACCATCATCGAGCTGAAGTATGGGCCAGAAATGGAGACCACCAGCATCACCCAGCTGTCCCAGGGACAGATATTGGGTGGGGAGACAGTGACTCGTATCCCCTACCTACCTTCTGCTGGCGAGGTTGAGCAGTACAAGCTGATTGAGAGCAGCGAGACCCCTAAGGCCACCAAGGGCAACTACATGGAGGTGAGGACGGGTGAGCAGCCTGAGAGGCGAGACTGtgagctgtccctgccaccaGACACGCAGGGCTCCGTGGCTGAGATCTCCACCATTGCCAAGGAGGTGGACAAGGTGAACCAGATCATCAACAACTGCATCGATGCCTTGAAGTCCGAGTCCACCTCTTTCCAAGGGGTGAAGTCGGGGGCAGTTTCCACGGTGGAGCCTCAGCTGGTGCTCTTGTCAGAGCAGATCCCCAGCAAGCACGGATTCCTTTCCCCCGTCTACAAGGAAAGCTACAACCACCCTCTCCAGCGACACCACAGCATGGAGGCGGCCCCCAAACGCTCCAGCACCTCTTCCAGTGGCTCCATACGGAGCCCCAGGTCCTACCGCTCCGAGGGATCGGGCCACAAATCCGAAGCCAAATACATTGAGAAGACATCCCCCACCACCGACACCATCCTCACTGTGACACCGGCCGCAGCCATCCTGCGGGCAGAGGCGGAGAAGATCCGCCAGTACAGCGAACACCGGCACTCGTACCCCAGCTCGCACCCAGGGGAGCAGCACGACAGCATGGGTGGGCGGAAGCCCTCCATCCTGGAGCCTCTGACCCGTCCTCGCCCCAGAGACCTGGCCTACTCCCAGCTCTCACCCCAGTATCACAACCTGAGCTACACCTCAAGCCCAGAGTACACCTGCAAACCATCACACAGCATCTGGGAGCGCTTCAAACTCAACCGCAAGCGGCACAAAGATGAGGAGGAGTACATGGCAGCCGGCCATGCCCTACGCAAAAAGGTCCAGTTTGCCAAAGACGAGGATCTTCACGACATCTTAGACTACTGGAAGGGCGTCTCTGCCCAGCAAAAGTCCTGA